Genomic segment of Glutamicibacter sp. JL.03c:
CGCCCATATTGTGGGGCTCGACGGTGAAGACGGTCTCGAATCGGCATGCTGGGTGGGTGCCAATGTGGCGCCTACCCTCATGTCCGAGGACGAGGCCAAGAAATATGCGCAGCATGCCATGGAGTCCCGCCAACGATTCGCCTCTGTTTTCGGCCCAGCCCAGTCCGTTCTGGCCATGCACGAGGTGCTGCGCGAGGGTCCTCAAGCCATCTTTGATGTCAGGGAGAACCAACCCCTGCTAACGATTTCCCAGCCACCTGTTGGAATACAGCGCAACCGGATCCGTCCTGCACGCATTCACGAATTTGATCTTGTACTCCCAGCCAGCGCTGCCATGTTCGAGGAAGAACTGGGCTACTCGCCGCTGGAAAATGGTGGCAGTTTTTATCGAAGCCGCGTTCGGCAACTCATTCGGGATGCGTACACGGTCATCGACCGCGACGAGGATGGCGAAGTCATTTTCAAGGCGGATCTAGGTACTGTTACCGACGAAGTAGTCCAGATCCAAGGCGTGTGGGTCAATCCCAAATACAGGGGTCTTGGCTTGGCCGCCGGATATATGAGCAGCACTGTTGACTACGCAATGCAGTTCGCGCCCGTAGTGAGCTTGTATGTCAATGATTTTAATGTTCCTGCCCTGAAGTCCTATCAGCGCATTGGCTTTGAGCAAGTAGGTACTTTTGCAACTATCTTGTTTTGATTGATCTTTGGCCAACGCCTGACGCGATCGAGCGTGCCAGTGTCGCAATCTCGTTGAAGCTCTCGA
This window contains:
- a CDS encoding DUF4081 domain-containing GNAT family N-acetyltransferase; the protein is MSRRDTMALIELLDRDPVANIFTRSQVNLHRSAAPDGFAHIVGLDGEDGLESACWVGANVAPTLMSEDEAKKYAQHAMESRQRFASVFGPAQSVLAMHEVLREGPQAIFDVRENQPLLTISQPPVGIQRNRIRPARIHEFDLVLPASAAMFEEELGYSPLENGGSFYRSRVRQLIRDAYTVIDRDEDGEVIFKADLGTVTDEVVQIQGVWVNPKYRGLGLAAGYMSSTVDYAMQFAPVVSLYVNDFNVPALKSYQRIGFEQVGTFATILF